A window of Dorea formicigenerans contains these coding sequences:
- a CDS encoding type II toxin-antitoxin system RelE/ParE family toxin, producing the protein MYEIILYDTEDERCPVQELLDSLEPKLLAKTLRTIDLLEMNGPLLREPYSKPLENGIFELRAKQGSDITRVLYFFIVGKKAVLTNGFIKKSQKTPKAEKELAKKYKADYERRYGNE; encoded by the coding sequence ATGTACGAGATCATTTTATATGATACAGAAGATGAAAGATGCCCTGTGCAGGAACTATTAGATTCCCTGGAGCCTAAGTTGCTGGCAAAAACATTGCGGACAATTGATTTACTGGAAATGAACGGACCATTGCTTCGTGAGCCATATTCAAAACCATTGGAGAATGGGATATTTGAGCTTCGTGCCAAGCAGGGATCAGATATTACAAGAGTATTGTATTTCTTTATCGTAGGCAAGAAGGCGGTACTGACCAATGGATTTATAAAAAAATCGCAGAAGACACCAAAGGCAGAAAAAGAACTGGCAAAGAAGTATAAAGCAGATTATGAACGGAGGTATGGCAATGAGTAG
- a CDS encoding HD domain-containing protein produces MVARAIAFATKAHEGQFRKGTKRPYIVHPLEVGEIVATLTFDEEIISAALLHDTIEDCQGITREVLAQEFSERVAALVAQESEDKSKTWFERKSHTIEHLKYAPYEVRMIGLADKLSNIRDIDRDYPVMGEELWNRFRMKEKNTIGWYYKGLRESLREGFEQEEAFREYSYLVDKNFGIDESPHI; encoded by the coding sequence ATGGTCGCTCGTGCGATTGCATTTGCTACAAAGGCACACGAGGGGCAGTTCCGAAAAGGGACGAAAAGACCGTATATTGTTCATCCATTGGAGGTGGGTGAGATTGTCGCAACACTGACTTTTGATGAGGAGATTATCAGTGCAGCGCTTTTGCATGATACAATCGAGGATTGCCAGGGAATTACACGGGAAGTACTGGCGCAGGAGTTTTCTGAGCGTGTGGCAGCGCTGGTGGCTCAAGAGAGCGAAGACAAGTCAAAAACATGGTTTGAGCGCAAGAGTCATACGATTGAGCATTTAAAATATGCACCGTATGAAGTGCGTATGATTGGTCTGGCAGACAAGCTTTCTAATATCCGTGATATCGACAGGGATTATCCGGTCATGGGAGAAGAGTTGTGGAATCGTTTCCGAATGAAAGAAAAGAACACGATTGGCTGGTATTACAAAGGATTGCGGGAATCTCTGCGCGAAGGATTTGAGCAGGAAGAAGCATTTCGCGAGTACAGTTATCTGGTAGATAAGAATTTTGGGATAGATGAGTCACCTCACATCTGA
- the glmS gene encoding glutamine--fructose-6-phosphate transaminase (isomerizing) → MCGIVGFTGDMQAAPILLDGLSKLEYRGYDSAGIAVRDGEKETEVIKAKGRLKVLAEKTNGGESVPGTCGIGHTRWATHGEPSETNAHPHISDDGNVVAVHNGIIENYQELKDKLIRKGYSFYSATDTEVAVKLVDYYYKKYLGTPVDAINHALIRIRGSYALAMMFKDYPGEIYVARKDSPMILGVDGENSYIASDVPAILKYTRNVYYIGNLEMARVRKGEITFYNLDGDEIQKELKTVEWDAEAAEKAGFEHFMMKEIHEQPKAVSDTLNSVLKNGAIDLSEVGLSEEEMKEISQIYIVACGSAYHVGMAAQYVIEDLARIPVRVELASEFRYRNPILDPKGLVIIISQSGETADSLAALRESKEMGIKTLGIVNVIGSSIAREADNVFYTLAGPEISVATTKAYSTQLIATYALAIQFAKVRGQITEEQYTGYIEELQTIPDKISKIIADKERIQWFAAKQANAKDAFFVGRGIDYAISLEGSLKMKEISYIHSEAYAAGELKHGTISLIEDGTLVIGVLTQPDLYEKTVSNMVECKSRGAYLMGLTTFGHYNIEDTADFTVYIPKTDPHFATSLAVIPLQLMGYYVSVAKGLDVDKPRNLAKSVTVE, encoded by the coding sequence ATGTGTGGGATTGTAGGATTTACAGGTGATATGCAGGCAGCACCAATTCTGTTGGATGGTCTTTCTAAGCTGGAGTACCGAGGATATGATTCAGCAGGAATCGCAGTAAGAGATGGAGAGAAAGAGACAGAAGTCATAAAGGCAAAAGGTCGTCTGAAAGTTCTGGCTGAGAAGACGAATGGCGGAGAATCCGTACCTGGAACATGTGGTATCGGACATACAAGATGGGCGACTCATGGAGAGCCATCTGAGACAAATGCACATCCGCACATCAGTGATGATGGCAATGTTGTAGCAGTTCACAATGGTATTATAGAGAACTATCAGGAACTGAAAGATAAGCTGATCCGTAAAGGTTATTCTTTTTACTCAGCAACAGATACAGAAGTTGCTGTAAAATTAGTTGACTATTATTATAAGAAATATCTCGGTACACCGGTTGATGCAATCAATCATGCATTGATCCGTATTCGTGGTTCTTATGCACTGGCAATGATGTTTAAGGATTATCCGGGAGAGATTTATGTGGCAAGAAAAGACAGCCCGATGATACTTGGTGTAGATGGTGAGAATTCTTACATCGCATCTGATGTTCCGGCTATTCTGAAATATACAAGAAATGTGTATTACATCGGAAATCTTGAGATGGCTCGCGTAAGAAAAGGAGAGATTACATTTTATAATCTGGACGGAGACGAAATTCAGAAAGAGTTGAAGACGGTCGAGTGGGATGCAGAAGCAGCTGAAAAGGCTGGATTTGAGCATTTCATGATGAAAGAGATCCATGAGCAGCCAAAAGCAGTTTCTGACACTTTGAATTCTGTCCTGAAAAATGGAGCGATTGATTTATCGGAAGTAGGATTATCCGAAGAGGAGATGAAAGAGATCAGCCAGATTTATATCGTAGCATGCGGATCTGCTTATCATGTAGGTATGGCAGCACAGTATGTCATTGAAGACCTGGCAAGAATTCCGGTACGTGTGGAACTGGCAAGCGAATTCCGTTATCGTAATCCAATCTTAGATCCAAAAGGTCTAGTCATTATCATCAGCCAGTCCGGAGAGACTGCAGACAGCCTTGCAGCACTCCGCGAATCTAAGGAGATGGGAATTAAGACACTTGGTATTGTAAATGTGATCGGATCTTCTATCGCAAGAGAAGCAGACAACGTATTCTATACACTGGCAGGACCGGAGATTTCTGTAGCTACAACAAAAGCTTACAGCACACAGCTGATCGCAACTTATGCACTTGCAATTCAATTTGCAAAGGTTCGTGGACAGATTACGGAAGAACAGTATACAGGATATATTGAAGAGCTGCAGACAATTCCGGATAAGATCAGTAAGATTATTGCAGATAAAGAGAGAATCCAGTGGTTCGCAGCAAAACAGGCTAATGCAAAAGACGCATTTTTCGTAGGAAGAGGAATTGATTATGCAATCAGTCTGGAAGGAAGCCTGAAGATGAAAGAAATCAGTTATATCCATTCTGAGGCATATGCAGCAGGAGAATTGAAACACGGAACCATTTCTCTGATCGAAGATGGAACATTGGTAATCGGAGTGCTGACACAGCCAGATCTCTATGAGAAGACAGTCAGCAATATGGTAGAATGTAAGAGCCGTGGAGCGTACCTTATGGGATTGACTACATTTGGTCATTACAATATTGAGGATACAGCAGATTTCACTGTTTATATTCCAAAGACAGATCCACATTTTGCAACATCACTTGCAGTTATTCCATTACAGTTGATGGGATATTATGTGAGCGTGGCAAAGGGATTAGACGTAGATAAGCCGAGAAACCTTGCAAAGAGTGTAACAGTGGAATAA
- a CDS encoding SDR family NAD(P)-dependent oxidoreductase, protein MGFLTGKTAIITGAGRAVLSDGRCGSIGYGIATAYAKEGANLVITGRNVQKLTDAKEELERLYGIKVLPVQADVSAGADNKAVVDNVVKQAIDTFGRIDVLINNAQASASGVTLADHTQEQFDLAMYSGLYAVFYYMQACYPYLKETKGSVINFASGAGLFGNYGQCAYAAAKEGIRGLTRVAATEWGPDGINVNIVCPLAWTAQLEKFEQAYPDAFKANVKMPPAGHYADAEKEIGRVCVQLASPDFKYMSGETLTLEGGMGQRP, encoded by the coding sequence ATGGGATTTTTAACAGGTAAGACAGCGATCATCACAGGAGCGGGACGCGCGGTATTAAGTGATGGCAGATGTGGATCTATCGGATATGGAATCGCAACTGCATATGCAAAAGAGGGGGCAAATCTTGTTATTACAGGACGTAATGTGCAGAAACTGACAGATGCAAAAGAAGAATTAGAGAGACTGTACGGAATAAAAGTACTTCCGGTACAGGCAGACGTATCTGCAGGCGCAGACAATAAAGCAGTTGTTGACAATGTTGTGAAACAGGCAATCGATACATTTGGGCGAATTGATGTGCTGATCAACAATGCACAGGCTTCTGCATCCGGAGTTACACTGGCAGATCATACGCAGGAACAGTTCGATCTGGCAATGTATTCAGGATTGTATGCAGTATTTTATTATATGCAGGCATGCTATCCATACTTGAAAGAGACAAAAGGAAGCGTCATCAACTTTGCTTCCGGTGCAGGACTTTTCGGTAATTATGGTCAGTGTGCATATGCGGCAGCAAAAGAAGGAATCCGTGGACTTACAAGAGTTGCAGCAACTGAGTGGGGACCGGACGGAATCAATGTCAACATCGTATGCCCACTTGCATGGACTGCACAGCTTGAGAAATTCGAGCAGGCTTATCCGGACGCATTTAAGGCAAATGTAAAGATGCCGCCGGCAGGTCACTATGCAGACGCAGAGAAAGAGATCGGAAGAGTGTGTGTACAGCTTGCATCTCCTGACTTCAAATATATGAGTGGTGAGACACTGACACTGGAAGGTGGAATGGGTCAGAGACCATAA
- a CDS encoding transposase, with amino-acid sequence MNDNIIKGERKIARKLREWYPGAIYHLMHRGVRRTEIFSDETDYQVFLEILKVALDKYQCKIHAYCMMTNHIHLLLETSEDEIGRFMKCLSERYAMYFNHKYQYRGHLFESRYKSCLVKEDSYFLQTSRYIHLNPVKARIVVKPEDYRWSSYQTMIALKDDRITERNRTLAYFKDNSILRYRDFVEDIGHKYVVQEHEIKKSMEELPFD; translated from the coding sequence ATGAATGATAACATCATAAAAGGAGAACGCAAAATAGCAAGAAAATTAAGAGAATGGTATCCGGGTGCAATCTATCATTTGATGCACCGAGGAGTAAGGAGAACAGAGATTTTTTCAGATGAAACAGATTATCAGGTGTTTTTAGAGATATTAAAGGTGGCATTAGATAAGTATCAATGTAAGATACATGCATATTGTATGATGACGAATCATATACATCTTCTACTGGAAACTAGTGAAGATGAGATTGGAAGGTTCATGAAGTGTTTGTCTGAGAGATATGCAATGTATTTTAATCATAAGTACCAGTATCGAGGACATTTGTTTGAAAGTAGATATAAGTCATGTCTTGTGAAGGAAGATTCTTATTTCTTACAGACAAGCAGGTATATTCATCTGAACCCGGTGAAAGCCAGAATAGTGGTAAAACCAGAGGATTACCGATGGAGCAGCTATCAGACAATGATTGCATTAAAAGATGACAGAATAACAGAAAGGAATCGGACGCTTGCATATTTTAAAGACAATAGCATATTGCGGTATCGAGATTTTGTAGAGGATATTGGACATAAATATGTGGTACAAGAGCACGAAATCAAAAAGAGTATGGAGGAGTTACCATTTGATTAA
- a CDS encoding AAA family ATPase, which produces MLKSVELRNFKSFHNKVKIDFEKTNYKTLLNTNVSGNLLKGALFVGKNASGKSNVLKAIRFLLECLLAKNEVNWVEYICLFSDTPVMELKYVFEIDKSEIIYDISYQWVDVFLREKLTVDGIELLSREGSTANTILTEVKNYTDIPKQLLFLRDIFFNTRFRGQVKLQKWFEFLSNSVYMDMCLKSATQYKGVDLSLRSYMEESGTKLINDFFEQYHFEQRIEYNKKATGNIVTLESPENQIYFRRNGINEPIPYEMESLGNQTLVQLLPAFFYCISNSGMLLLDEFSSGFHNNLEELLVRYFMKNAGESQFIFVSHSTNLLSNSLLRPDQIYSVDFDKGGSVVKRFSSEKPREAQNIEKMYLGGVFNGIPRYER; this is translated from the coding sequence ATGCTTAAAAGTGTTGAACTTAGAAATTTTAAGTCTTTTCATAATAAAGTAAAGATTGATTTTGAGAAGACCAATTATAAGACATTATTGAACACAAATGTAAGTGGTAATCTTTTAAAAGGAGCATTATTTGTAGGTAAAAATGCATCTGGAAAGTCAAACGTTTTGAAAGCAATTCGATTTTTACTTGAATGTTTATTGGCCAAAAATGAAGTGAATTGGGTGGAATATATATGTTTATTTTCTGATACTCCGGTAATGGAATTAAAATATGTTTTTGAAATTGATAAATCTGAAATAATTTATGATATTTCTTATCAATGGGTAGATGTATTTTTGAGAGAAAAGTTGACTGTAGATGGTATTGAATTGTTGTCAAGGGAGGGAAGTACAGCAAATACAATACTGACAGAGGTAAAGAATTATACAGATATACCAAAACAGTTATTATTTTTGAGAGATATATTTTTTAATACAAGATTTCGAGGACAAGTAAAATTACAGAAATGGTTTGAGTTTTTGTCTAATTCTGTATATATGGATATGTGTTTAAAAAGTGCTACGCAGTATAAGGGAGTGGATTTATCACTAAGATCTTATATGGAAGAGTCTGGAACAAAACTCATTAATGATTTCTTTGAGCAATATCATTTTGAACAAAGGATTGAGTATAATAAAAAAGCAACTGGAAATATCGTGACTTTAGAGTCTCCGGAGAATCAGATATATTTTAGGCGAAATGGGATAAACGAACCAATCCCGTATGAAATGGAATCATTGGGAAATCAAACTCTAGTACAATTATTGCCTGCATTTTTTTATTGTATATCTAATAGCGGAATGTTGTTACTGGACGAATTTTCAAGTGGGTTTCACAATAATCTGGAAGAACTGCTTGTAAGATATTTTATGAAGAATGCCGGAGAATCACAATTTATTTTTGTGTCACATTCAACCAATTTACTTTCTAATAGTTTATTGAGACCGGATCAGATTTATTCTGTTGATTTTGATAAAGGAGGAAGTGTGGTAAAAAGATTTTCGAGTGAAAAACCAAGAGAAGCACAGAATATAGAAAAAATGTACCTGGGTGGTGTGTTCAATGGAATCCCGCGATATGAACGTTAG
- a CDS encoding helix-turn-helix domain-containing protein has translation MKENREEYQNEKEKREKRLLAYADMIQSAVQQDSSEVIRQLVEERKRQRLTQQELSDITGVRTSNIARFEGGTRIPTLLMLEKYANALGKHIEVSIRDKE, from the coding sequence ATGAAAGAGAACAGAGAAGAATATCAGAATGAAAAGGAAAAAAGAGAGAAAAGGTTGCTGGCATATGCGGATATGATTCAATCAGCAGTGCAGCAGGATTCTTCCGAAGTGATACGACAATTGGTGGAGGAAAGAAAGAGACAGAGACTAACGCAGCAGGAATTATCGGATATAACCGGTGTGAGAACATCGAATATAGCAAGGTTTGAGGGAGGGACAAGAATCCCGACATTGTTGATGCTGGAAAAGTATGCGAATGCATTGGGAAAACACATAGAAGTAAGTATACGTGATAAAGAGTAA
- the putP gene encoding sodium/proline symporter PutP has product MTTTVSILIAFGVYLLGMIGIGIWSMRQTKGADDFFLGGRGLSAPVAAMSAQASDMSGWLLMGLPGSVYALGTGQAWIAVGLGLGTIANWLIIARPLRAYTIVAGNSMTLPEFFGNRYHDEKKILLGISSVIIVIFFLVYTASALASGGKLFNTVFGLDYHIALFLGAAVILIYTFMGGFLAVCSTDFFQGLLMLIAILAVPVLAWGFVGGDFHNMLANTGVNPDNYLSFTYNGDHPITAVEIISNMAWGLGYCGMPHILIRFMAIRSEKELKKSSAIAIVWVVLSLGFTIAIGLLGRAFLYPEILGVTEGAPSAESVFIEMIQKVFIEKIPIPFIAGLFICGILAAVMSTADSQLLVCSSSVSKDIYQNILNPEASDKKVLNVARMTTFGVAVVAFFIAWDPNSSIMDLVSDAWAGLGAAFGPLVVMSLFWRRTNLSGAVAGLVSGAATVLIWDYLPIVNGQTIGNATGIYSLLVGFVISLCFIVIVSMVTKAPDETILAQFDEYKKYEEKDM; this is encoded by the coding sequence ATGACAACAACAGTATCTATATTAATTGCATTTGGCGTCTATCTTTTGGGAATGATCGGAATTGGGATCTGGAGCATGAGACAGACGAAGGGGGCAGACGATTTCTTCCTCGGAGGACGAGGACTTTCCGCTCCGGTAGCTGCGATGTCTGCACAGGCATCTGACATGAGCGGCTGGTTGCTGATGGGACTTCCGGGCTCTGTATATGCACTTGGAACCGGGCAGGCATGGATCGCCGTAGGACTTGGACTTGGAACGATTGCTAACTGGCTTATTATCGCAAGACCACTTCGTGCATATACAATTGTAGCGGGAAATTCTATGACGCTTCCGGAATTTTTCGGAAACCGTTATCACGATGAAAAGAAGATTTTACTTGGTATTTCTTCAGTTATTATCGTCATTTTCTTTCTGGTATATACAGCTTCCGCGCTGGCAAGCGGAGGTAAGCTTTTTAACACTGTATTTGGATTGGATTACCATATAGCTTTATTTCTGGGTGCAGCAGTTATTCTGATCTACACATTTATGGGAGGATTTCTTGCAGTGTGTTCTACAGATTTCTTCCAAGGATTACTGATGTTGATTGCAATTCTTGCAGTACCGGTGCTGGCATGGGGATTTGTAGGTGGTGATTTTCATAACATGCTTGCAAATACAGGAGTGAATCCGGACAATTACTTAAGCTTTACATATAATGGAGATCATCCGATCACAGCGGTAGAGATTATTTCTAATATGGCATGGGGACTTGGATATTGTGGTATGCCACATATCCTGATTCGTTTTATGGCAATCCGCAGTGAGAAAGAACTGAAGAAATCTTCGGCAATTGCAATTGTGTGGGTTGTACTTTCCCTTGGATTTACGATTGCGATCGGACTGCTCGGACGTGCTTTTCTCTATCCGGAGATTCTCGGAGTAACAGAGGGGGCACCATCAGCAGAGTCAGTATTTATTGAGATGATCCAGAAGGTTTTCATTGAAAAGATTCCGATTCCATTTATTGCAGGATTGTTTATCTGTGGAATTCTGGCAGCTGTAATGTCAACTGCAGATTCACAGCTTCTGGTATGTTCTTCTTCCGTATCTAAAGACATTTACCAGAACATTCTGAATCCGGAAGCTTCTGATAAGAAGGTATTAAATGTAGCACGTATGACAACATTTGGCGTAGCTGTAGTAGCATTTTTCATCGCATGGGATCCGAACAGTTCTATCATGGACCTGGTATCTGATGCATGGGCAGGACTTGGAGCAGCATTTGGTCCGCTTGTCGTTATGAGCCTCTTCTGGCGCAGAACGAATCTTTCGGGAGCTGTGGCAGGACTGGTGTCCGGAGCAGCGACTGTGCTGATCTGGGATTATCTTCCAATTGTAAATGGACAGACAATCGGAAATGCAACAGGTATTTATTCTTTGTTAGTCGGATTTGTTATCAGCCTGTGTTTTATCGTAATCGTCAGTATGGTTACAAAAGCACCGGACGAGACAATTCTTGCGCAGTTTGATGAATATAAAAAATACGAAGAAAAAGATATGTAA
- a CDS encoding SDR family NAD(P)-dependent oxidoreductase, translating into MSEYTQKYAFVTGSSRGIGRAIALRLAAEGYHIFLNCSRSFDALEETRQEIEKIGTCTLVPGDIGNPNTVRKIFHTIAKTCDHLDVLVNNAGISHIGLLMDMTDEDWDKVLSSNLSSVFYCCRAAIPPMLSHGSGRIINISSMWGVNGASCEAAYSASKAGVGGLTQALAKELARSKIPVNALACGVIDTEMNKQLDEAERAELAEDIPAGRFATPEEVAEMVWKLICAPEYLTGQIITFDGGYL; encoded by the coding sequence ATGTCTGAATATACACAAAAATATGCATTTGTTACCGGCTCTTCCCGTGGCATCGGACGTGCGATCGCCCTTCGACTCGCGGCTGAGGGCTATCATATCTTCCTGAACTGTTCCCGCTCTTTTGACGCACTGGAAGAAACCAGACAAGAAATTGAAAAGATTGGCACATGTACACTGGTGCCAGGTGACATTGGAAATCCTAATACTGTGCGGAAAATCTTCCATACGATTGCCAAGACCTGTGACCATCTGGATGTACTGGTAAACAATGCCGGGATTTCCCACATCGGGCTTCTCATGGATATGACTGATGAAGACTGGGACAAGGTGCTTTCCAGTAATCTCTCCTCCGTCTTCTACTGCTGCCGCGCTGCCATTCCTCCTATGCTGTCACACGGAAGCGGAAGGATCATCAACATTTCCTCCATGTGGGGCGTAAACGGTGCATCCTGTGAAGCGGCTTACTCTGCTTCCAAAGCCGGTGTCGGCGGGCTCACCCAGGCACTTGCCAAAGAACTGGCAAGAAGTAAAATTCCAGTCAATGCTCTTGCATGTGGTGTCATCGATACCGAAATGAATAAACAATTAGACGAAGCAGAACGGGCAGAACTTGCGGAAGATATCCCTGCCGGACGCTTCGCCACCCCTGAAGAAGTTGCTGAAATGGTATGGAAACTAATCTGCGCGCCAGAATATCTCACCGGACAGATCATCACATTTGACGGGGGATACTTATAA
- a CDS encoding Wadjet anti-phage system protein JetD domain-containing protein, whose amino-acid sequence MEYNEKNLPLAKWLIDKTNTKDYRIGNLLGMKHPKVDGDLLKIVGGRDELVRQAKVLERIPALGGEEYLHFDWREMNTDITKIDYRVEVIPGLCDLIGVIDPRERQLQAITRVCKLQEDVSGSCLFAYCNHVLEQLNKGNTKELSKAEDEEFLKCLKALADLKEPEWKRVFSSKVFEKKNDITPSKVFERIYQGVVIEALKYSPQYEEGMSDDEILAAHGILSYSQTLEWKGAVEYCMTDRNGTAIEKKIDTSLNYYGTVLNAQTLEHAVPSLRNSVEKIIVIENKANYESMEYDPKVLYIFCHGYFSPKEVRFLQMLMKTAPEEIQCYHWGDMDYGGIQIFLYNEKNIFPNLIPWKMDVPSYKAALEKEKGIKLCSKKQKKLEALNAGKLEVLKQCILENKMEIEQEMLI is encoded by the coding sequence ATGGAATATAATGAAAAGAATCTGCCGTTGGCAAAATGGTTGATCGATAAGACAAATACAAAGGACTATCGCATAGGGAATCTCTTAGGAATGAAGCACCCAAAGGTGGATGGGGATCTTTTGAAAATAGTGGGTGGCAGAGATGAACTGGTCAGACAGGCAAAAGTTTTAGAAAGAATTCCAGCATTAGGCGGAGAAGAATATCTGCATTTTGACTGGAGAGAAATGAATACAGATATCACGAAGATTGATTATCGGGTAGAAGTAATTCCTGGATTATGTGACTTAATTGGGGTCATTGATCCTAGAGAACGCCAGTTACAGGCAATAACAAGAGTGTGCAAACTGCAGGAGGATGTATCCGGAAGCTGTCTGTTCGCTTATTGTAATCATGTGCTGGAACAGTTGAATAAAGGGAATACGAAAGAGTTATCCAAAGCGGAGGACGAAGAATTCCTTAAGTGTCTGAAAGCGCTAGCTGATCTGAAAGAACCGGAATGGAAGCGCGTGTTCAGCTCCAAAGTATTTGAAAAGAAAAATGATATCACGCCATCTAAAGTTTTCGAACGCATTTATCAAGGTGTAGTTATCGAAGCTTTGAAATACTCGCCGCAATATGAAGAAGGCATGTCAGATGATGAGATACTGGCAGCACATGGAATATTAAGTTATTCTCAGACATTAGAATGGAAAGGTGCCGTGGAGTATTGCATGACAGATCGAAATGGCACAGCGATAGAGAAGAAAATCGACACTTCCTTGAATTATTATGGAACGGTACTTAATGCACAGACATTAGAGCATGCCGTACCAAGCTTACGAAATAGTGTTGAAAAAATCATTGTGATTGAGAATAAAGCGAATTATGAAAGCATGGAATATGATCCAAAAGTTTTATATATCTTTTGTCATGGCTACTTTTCGCCAAAGGAAGTTCGCTTTTTGCAAATGTTAATGAAGACAGCACCGGAAGAAATCCAGTGTTATCATTGGGGAGATATGGATTACGGTGGAATACAGATTTTTTTGTATAATGAAAAGAATATTTTTCCAAATCTGATTCCATGGAAGATGGATGTTCCCTCTTATAAGGCAGCGTTGGAAAAGGAAAAAGGAATTAAGCTATGCAGCAAAAAGCAGAAAAAGTTAGAAGCATTGAATGCCGGTAAATTAGAAGTACTGAAACAGTGTATATTGGAAAATAAGATGGAAATCGAGCAGGAGATGTTAATATAA
- a CDS encoding 50S ribosomal protein L25, whose translation MNTLKAEKRTLAVKAKKLRREGYVTGNVFGKEMKESIPVKMDAAAVDRLLKTSNKGSQIMLDIDGESHNVLIKEVDYNPLKGRVDEMDFQALVKDEVVHSVAEIVLVNHDKLESGVLQQQLEEVSYKALPSALVDKVEIDVAKLRIGDTIKVKDLSLAQDKDVHLVTDPETTVVTVTESHIAIADDEDSEETE comes from the coding sequence ATGAATACTTTAAAAGCTGAAAAAAGAACACTTGCCGTAAAGGCAAAAAAATTAAGAAGAGAGGGCTATGTTACCGGTAACGTATTCGGCAAAGAGATGAAAGAGTCCATTCCAGTAAAAATGGATGCTGCCGCAGTTGACCGCCTGCTTAAGACGAGCAATAAAGGAAGCCAGATCATGTTGGATATTGACGGCGAATCCCACAATGTATTGATCAAAGAGGTTGATTATAACCCATTAAAAGGCAGAGTAGATGAGATGGATTTCCAGGCTCTTGTCAAAGATGAAGTTGTACATTCTGTTGCAGAGATTGTTCTTGTAAACCATGACAAACTTGAATCTGGTGTATTGCAGCAACAGTTAGAGGAAGTTTCTTATAAAGCACTTCCATCTGCACTTGTTGACAAAGTTGAGATTGATGTAGCAAAACTCCGTATCGGCGATACGATTAAAGTAAAAGATCTGTCACTTGCACAGGATAAAGATGTCCACTTGGTTACAGATCCTGAGACAACTGTTGTTACTGTAACTGAATCACATATTGCAATTGCTGATGACGAAGACAGTGAAGAGACTGAGTAA
- a CDS encoding helix-turn-helix domain-containing protein translates to MAMSSYKDYKKRALQNPEVKAEYDALQPEYDIIQAMIDARVQQNMTQKDLSAKTGITQADISRIENGTRNPSLSMVKKLAHGLGMQLKLEFVPMPTKNKM, encoded by the coding sequence ATGGCAATGAGTAGCTATAAAGATTATAAAAAAAGAGCATTGCAGAATCCGGAGGTAAAGGCAGAATATGATGCACTGCAACCGGAATATGATATTATCCAGGCGATGATTGATGCAAGAGTGCAGCAGAATATGACACAAAAAGATTTGTCAGCTAAAACCGGAATTACGCAGGCAGATATAAGCCGGATCGAGAACGGAACAAGAAATCCCAGTCTGAGTATGGTAAAAAAACTTGCACATGGATTAGGGATGCAATTAAAACTGGAATTTGTTCCGATGCCAACAAAAAATAAAATGTGA
- a CDS encoding DUF234 domain-containing protein, translating into MHDYMELIFEKMCKEYLMRYADNLPFDLADVGQWWGTDPREKKQIQIDIVGVPVQESNQKIAEYLMGSCKFKNEKIGLNELELLERYAMAFAKGEKYYYIIFSLGGFTEELLAVAHERNVMLLTLEDLYNYFNRML; encoded by the coding sequence ATGCATGACTATATGGAACTTATATTTGAAAAGATGTGTAAGGAGTATCTGATGCGTTATGCAGACAACCTGCCGTTTGATTTGGCTGATGTCGGTCAGTGGTGGGGAACTGATCCGCGTGAGAAGAAGCAGATACAGATAGATATTGTAGGTGTTCCGGTACAGGAATCAAATCAGAAAATAGCAGAGTATTTGATGGGGTCTTGTAAATTCAAAAATGAGAAAATTGGGTTGAATGAATTAGAATTATTAGAACGATATGCGATGGCCTTTGCAAAGGGAGAAAAATATTATTATATTATTTTTTCACTGGGAGGATTTACCGAGGAATTGCTTGCAGTGGCACATGAACGAAACGTAATGTTGCTAACTTTGGAGGATCTTTATAATTACTTCAATCGCATGTTATAA